A stretch of Chiloscyllium punctatum isolate Juve2018m chromosome 6, sChiPun1.3, whole genome shotgun sequence DNA encodes these proteins:
- the LOC140478500 gene encoding large ribosomal subunit protein eL27-like: MGKFMKPGKVVLVLGGRYAGRKGVIVKNIADGTSDRPYSHALVAAIDRYPRKVTAKMGKKKVAKRSKIKSFVKVYNYNHLMPTRYSVDIPLDKIIVNKDIFRDPALKRKARREAKVKFEERYKTGKNKWFFQKLRF, translated from the coding sequence ATGGGGAAGTTTATGAAACCTGGAAAGGTGGTTCTTGTGCTGGGTGGACGCTACGCAGGACGCAAAGGTGTCATTGTAAAGAACATTGCTGATGGGACCTCTGACAGACCTTACAGTCATGCTCTTGTTGCTGCTATAGATCGTTACCCGCGTAAGGTCACTGCCAAAATGGGCAAGAAAAAGGTGGCCAAGAGATCCAAGATCAAATCCTTTGTGAAAGTATACAACTACAACCACctgatgccaaccagatattctgtTGACATTCCCCTGGATAAGATCATTGTGAATAAGGACATTTTCAGGGACCCAGCTTTGAAGCGAAAAGCCAGGCGGGAGGCCAAAGTAAAGTTTGAAGAGAGGTACAAGACTGGAAAGAATAAATGGTTCTTCCAGAAGCTTCGATTCTAA